From the Saccharomycodes ludwigii strain NBRC 1722 chromosome I, whole genome shotgun sequence genome, one window contains:
- the NOP14 gene encoding snoRNA-binding rRNA-processing protein NOP14 (similar to Saccharomyces cerevisiae YDL148C | NOP14 | NucleOlar Protein) produces the protein MAGSQLKNLKEALKAKGLTGSDASKKNNRKKRQAKDYDREEREKVIAQIRQQFNPFDFKTNKNKRNLDKDDKVIQVGKPGISKQIGEEQRANAYESKKLIKNKNGSFRDKRFGERNKYLTDEEKMLERFKKERQVQSSKRSLFDIEDDENDTDTDIYGTNLTHYGKALSFKDDFGNGDSEVDSSEDTNEVDGFKKVTRKRHEEPFNIDAEEEPKRKKTKAEVMQEVIAKSKFYKHERQAKHEQMLEKVEDLDEDFESIMSELRKTNRNPPKESGLDTPGFKDYDMKVRELVGEKRATPADRTKTEEELTKERKDKLNELEQNRINRMNGIFGLEDEEKNGDGVEDLDGEGFWGDSDYNDDYIYGANIPNSEDDVSLSDAEEFTSVSEKKTELVPSLPCPQTHDELLHFLEKYPSTEHVSLIKKIIRTYQPKLAEGNKEKLNTFVGVIFRHIIFLNNVDYSSYVEEFKATQNSLIAILKIMSEKYNMGLSVMCREYIKELQLRFKKHSFKSLAPGDLIFFVVIGFIFSTSDHYHLVVTPANILIGEFLEQIKIDSFQSLLYCAILSSISLQYQRYSKRFVPEIVYFLEKALITMLPVTKDVKKDHFETLKINTYDVVIPTNIRNVETIPPLQLHSLFSKKFDDDEKSNVFFNILAILDQFISTVWKNLSAFQEIILPIEKILKEYELLSPELLLVKNINEKIAKLVKFNVHLPLTLQDHKPMAIPTYAPKFEENFNPAKKSYDPDMTRNEINKMKAQLKKERKFTMKEIRKDTKFEARKRIEEKKTEYADYHGKMARIVNTINTVEGAEKNKYEREKSLRSGKK, from the coding sequence ATGGCTGGTTCacaattgaaaaatctAAAAGAAGCATTAAAAGCCAAGGGTTTAACTGGATCTGATGCaagcaagaaaaataatcgCAAAAAAAGACAAGCTAAAGATTACGACCGTGaggaaagagaaaaagttattgCTCAAATAAGACAACAATTCAATCCATTTGATTTCaaaaccaataaaaataagcgTAATCTAGATAAAGATGATAAAGTAATTCAGGTTGGGAAACCAGGAATTTCGAAGCAAATTGGCGAAGAACAAAGAGCCAATGCCTATGaaagtaaaaaattgattaaaaacaaaaacggTTCCTTTAGAGACAAACGTTTTGGTGAAAGAAATAAGTATTTGACcgatgaagaaaaaatgcTTGAACgtttcaaaaaagaaagacaAGTTCAATCATCTAAAAGATCCTTATTTGATAtagaagatgatgaaaatgacACAGATACTGATATTTATGGTACTAATCTAACACATTATGGTAAAGCTTTGTCGTTTAAAGATGATTTTGGTAATGGAGACTCAGAAGTGGACAGTTCTGAAGATACTAACGAAGTTGATgggtttaaaaaagttacaaGAAAAAGGCATGAGGAACCTTTTAACATTGATGCGGAGGAAGAAccaaagagaaagaaaacaaagGCGGAAGTTATGCAGGAAGTTATTGCAAAAtccaaattttataaacatGAGAGACAAGCTAAGCATGAACAAATGTTAGAGAAGGTTGAAGATTTGGACGAAGATTTTGAATCTATAATGAGCGAATTACGGAAAACAAACAGAAATCCACCAAAAGAAAGTGGTCTCGATACACCTGGTTTTAAAGACTACGATATGAAAGTTAGAGAATTAGTAGGTGAAAAAAGAGCCACACCAGCTGATAGAACAAAAACTGAAGAAGAATTAActaaagaaagaaaagacaAACTTAATGAATTAGaacaaaatagaataaataGAATGAATGGTATCTTTGGTTTGGAAGACGAAGAAAAAAACGGTGATGGAGTGGAAGATTTAGATGGAGAAGGGTTCTGGGGTGATAGCGATTATAATGatgattatatatatggtGCAAATATTCCAAATTCTGAGGATGATGTCTCATTATCTGACGCTGAAGAGTTTACTTCTGtatcagaaaaaaagacCGAGCTTGTTCCATCTTTACCCTGTCCACAAACACATGATGAATTGCTTCactttttagaaaaatatcCTAGCACGGAACATGTTTCtctgataaaaaaaattattagaacCTACCAGCCAAAATTAGCCGAAGGCAATAAGGAAAAGTTAAATACATTTGTGGGTGTTATATTTAGacatattatttttttaaataatgttgATTATTCATCCTATGTTGAAGAGTTTAAAGCCACCCAAAACTCGTTAATTGCCATCCTAAAGATCATGtcagaaaaatataacatgGGCTTATCGGTAATGTGTCGTGAGTATATAAAGGAATTACAGCTAAGATTCAAAAAGCATTCTTTCAAATCATTGGCACCAGGcgatttaattttttttgttgtaattggttttatattttccacTTCAGACCACTATCATTTAGTTGTTACACCAGcgaatattttaataggTGAATTTTTagaacaaattaaaatagaTTCCTTCCAAAGTTTACTTTACTGTGCTATATTGTCTTCCATAAGTTTGCAATATCAAAGATACTCCAAACGATTTGTCCCagaaattgtttattttttggaaaaggcattaataacaatgttaCCGGTGACCAAAGATGTGAAAAAAGATCATTTCGAgacattaaaaattaatacatACGATGTTGTTATTCCAACGAACATTAGAAATGTTGAAACAATTCCACCTTTACAATTGCATTCGTTGTTTTCAAAGAAATTCGATGACGATGAAAAATCCaatgtttttttcaatatattaGCTATATTGGATCAATTTATTAGTACTGTTTGGAAAAACTTATCTGCATTTcaagaaataatattgcCAATtgagaaaatattaaaggaATACGAATTATTGTCCCCAGAATTACTTTTggtgaaaaatataaatgaaaaaatagcaaaatTGGTCAAGTTTAACGTTCATTTGCCTCTAACTTTACAGGATCATAAACCAATGGCAATTCCTACTTATGCCCCtaaatttgaagaaaacTTTAATCCAGCAAAGAAGTCATATGATCCTGATATGACCAGAAACGAAATCAATAAGATGAAAGCACAACTGAAGAAAGAACGTAAGTTCACCATGAAAGAAATTCGTAAGGATACCAAATTTGAAGctagaaaaagaattgagGAGAAAAAGACAGAGTACGCCGATTACCATGGTAAGATGGCTCGTATCGTCAATACCATTAATACTGTTGAAGGtgctgaaaaaaataaatatgaaagggaaaaaagttTACGTTCTGGAAAGAAGTAA
- the RPC53 gene encoding DNA-directed RNA polymerase III subunit C53 (similar to Saccharomyces cerevisiae YDL150W | RPC53 | RNA Polymerase C) codes for MSGTGRLPTLSSKDNRPSLKFKPKAIARKSKEEREAAAAKIKTEEKDSFNNKNYHGDNKKKYSKRLPGIKKQPRYLQNTHVISSGPLAAGNFVSGGSSRTTSFFRKGDQASAAATLLKKGIAGKDADEENDDDNGTGIAKLNMGREYKTLDILSSDDDDDDDDGGNEEENNNGNENNASEPSTSAAMNSEDPHLISMFPVRPIRINHEEINTAKIEVQQSMSTTTSKEPTPGFIKLEEINNENNLLEKKKAELNKRLEKMNLGNEFKSVNVEESLEEMKLMVKDYIHINKKLEKVHNSDRQFLAFQIPPIFPTTTVVEDSTNKNTTITPLTGNIGRLRIHKSGKITIKIAGVVMDITKGSETSFIQDVVALDSHDEETVEHLGQIESKIIAIPKI; via the coding sequence ATGAGTGGGACGGGTAGATTACCAACTTTGTCTAGCAAGGATAACAGGCcaagtttaaaatttaaaccCAAAGCTATAGCAAGAAAATCAAAGGAAGAAAGAGAGGCAGCTGCTGCGAAAATTAAAACCgaagaaaaagattcatttaataataagaacTATCATGGTgataataagaaaaagtaCTCCAAAAGATTACcaggaataaaaaaacaaccaaGATATTTACAGAATACTCATGTAATTTCTTCAGGTCCACTGGCTGCAGGAAACTTTGTTTCTGGAGGTTCATCGAGAACAACTAGTTTTTTTAGAAAGGGAGACCAAGCATCGGCCGCTGcaactttattaaaaaagggaaTTGCTGGAAAAGATGCCGATGAAGAAAATGACGATGATAATGGTACTGGAATCGCCAAATTAAATATGGGTAGAGAATACAAAACGCTTGACATCTTAAGTtctgatgatgatgatgatgatgatgatggtggCAACGAGGAGgaaaacaataatggtaatgaaaataatgcTTCTGAACCAAGTACAAGTGCTGCAATGAATTCAGAAGATCCGCATCTTATCTCGATGTTCCCGGTCAGACCAATACGTATTAATCatgaagaaataaatacagCTAAAATAGAAGTTCAACAATCCATGAGTACAACGACATCAAAGGAACCAACACCTGGgtttataaaattagaagagatcaataatgaaaataatttgcttgaaaagaaaaaagccgaactaaataaaagattagaAAAGATGAATTTGGGAAATGAATTCAAATCTGTTAATGTCGAAGAAAGTTTGGAAGAAATGAAGTTAATGGTTAAAGATTACATACATATTAATaagaaattagaaaaagttCACAACTCGGATAGACAGTTTTTAGCATTCCAGATTCCTCCTATATTTCCAACTACCACTGTAGTGGAGGATTctactaataaaaatacaacaatTACACCACTTACAGGAAATATTGGTAGATTGAGAATACATAAATCAGGGAAAATTACTATTAAAATAGCTGGTGTAGTTATGGACATTACAAAAGGTAGCGAAACATCATTCATACAAGATGTTGTTGCCTTAGATTCACATGACGAAGAAACTGTCGAACATTTGGGCCAAATAGAAAGTAAGATTATAGCAATTCCCAAAATATGA
- the ATG9 gene encoding autophagy protein ATG9 (similar to Saccharomyces cerevisiae YDL149W | ATG9 | AuTophaGy related) — MSNSSKQNTFLSRVFEINTGNVESPNTTNISLDSHLNDSSMEDNTPATTHRIIESDQESSSDEEDTLGENQHSTQNSNRSAASISIEEIGLSNNNKYSNFNVPPKHISSPSDGTDILAENNNPSLGNTDKIFQEESNRIDDSSVDDAFNEDNSMYHFRKNIGKLGQISSDEEDQNTEDDDEEDDYFTNNKIQTKQDIMKSSSSLEESHDEADVPLFEKTKRIHKGNKSSSRYRNHNKKRSFVQSVLYDNSLFIKPSTKNDTQDQSFLFRKKSTWENEPPKTYNNANFSNSFFSAAQNNGSNKTNNNDTRGTFRSKRGAVLSPRERALWKWANVENLDIFLQKVYNYYLGSGSLCIIVEKVLNLLTLLFVVFISTYSTHCVNYSKIPSSHKLSDILIEKCYKNEILGTTKFLLYIFYVFVFLKIFQIYYDIKDLKDMHDFYSYLLNISDKELETISWQSVVHQIMALKDQNALTANVAEVKAKNRIDAHDIANRIMRKENYLIALYNSDILELSLPLPMYRSSILTKTLEWNINLCVMGFSFNDYGYLKQDFLKKSRKNYLSDELKKRFMVAGVLNIILSPFLVFYFILLYFFRYFNEYKTSPSSINTRQYAPSAEWKFRDYNELYHMFQKRLGLSVEIADEYVNQFPNEIKDSILKFVAFISGSFAAILGVCTIFDPENFLNFEITKDRTVLFYLSVLGTVWAICKGSISNEYHVFDPETYMNELSRYTHYLPKEWQGRLHSEQVKEEFCKLYNLKVIILLRELTSLIMTPFILWVSLPKSSDKIIDFFRDVSVYVDGLGYVCKYALFTNDNQTNKLLRKNIYKKNQSLKNNFNNGQYGKGHSSTLLENEDTDAAEDKMLQSYYNFVDSYQNQQNAVGKTAIPRKLEINRNYSWRDQFGFKQSGNNNNNNNSKLSQIDSISPNSSLWLQRNKKSDHANPIFESDLFINTGSSNDLSKFNQEMDSNRGQGVLGLLKQYYRDADIGR, encoded by the coding sequence ATGTCAAATTCAAGTAAACAAAACACTTTTTTATCAAGAGTCTTTGAAATAAATACCGGAAACGTGGAATCTCCTAATACAACCAATATATCTTTAGATTCACATCTCAATGATTCTTCCATGGAAGACAATACTCCAGCTACTACACATAGAATCATCGAATCCGACCAAGAATCGTCCtctgatgaagaagatacATTAGGAGAAAATCAACACTCAACTCAAAATTCCAACAGAAGTGCTGCTAGCATATCCATTGAAGAAATAGGTTtaagtaacaataataaatacagTAATTTTAACGTACCCCCTAAACACATTTCATCACCTTCGGATGGCACCGATATTTTAGCCGAGAATAACAACCCATCTTTAGGTAACACGGACAAAATATTTCAGGAAGAGAGCAACAGAATAGACGATAGTTCTGTTGATGATGCTTTCAATGAAGACAACTCTATGTATCATTTTCGCAAAAATATAGGAAAGTTGGGCCAAATTTCAAGTGATGAAGAGGACCAAAATACTGAAGATGACGACGAAGAGGATGATTATttcacaaataataaaatacaaaccAAACAGGATATTATgaaatcatcatcttctttgGAGGAGAGCCATGATGAAGCTGATGTTCCATTGTTtgagaaaacaaaaagaatacacaaaggaaataaatcatcatcGCGTTATCGTAATCACAATAAAAAACGTTCCTTTGTTCAAAGTGTTTTATATGACAATTCCCTTTTTATAAAACCAAGTACTAAAAATGATACGCAGGatcaaagttttttatttaggAAAAAGTCTACTTGGGAAAATGAACCACCAAAAACTTACAATAATGCCAACTTttctaattcttttttctccgCTGCCCAAAATAACGGTAGCAATAAgactaacaataatgatactaGAGGCACTTTTAGATCCAAAAGAGGAGCCGTTCTAAGCCCAAGGGAAAGGGCACTATGGAAATGGGCTAATGTTGAAAATTTAGATATTTTCCTCCAGAAAGTATATAATTACTATTTAGGGAGTGGGTCATTGTGTATTATTgtagaaaaagttttaaatttattaacattattgTTCGTCGTATTCATTTCGACATACTCCACGCATTGTGTGAACTATTCCAAGATTCCTTCAAGCCACAAGCTTTCTGATATTTTGATAGAGAAATGTTACAAAAACGAGATTTTGGGGACCACAAAGTTTTtgttgtatattttttatgtttttgtatttttgaAGATCTTTCAGATATATTACGACATCAAAGATTTAAAGGATATGCATGATTTTTATTCGTACTTATTGAATATCTCAGATAAAGAATTGGAAACCATCTCTTGGCAATCGGTAGTCCATCAGATTATGGCACTAAAAGACCAAAATGCATTAACCGCAAATGTTGCTGAGGTTAAAGCTAAAAACCGTATAGACGCACACGATATTGCAAACAGAATTAtgagaaaagaaaactaTTTAATTGCTCTATATAACTCTGACATTTTAGAGTTGTCCTTACCTTTGCCAATGTATAGGTCCAGCATATTAACCAAGACGTTAGAGTGGAATATTAATTTGTGTGTGATGGGTTTCTCATTCAATGATTATGGTTATTTGAAGCAggattttttgaaaaaatcacgaaaaaattatttatccgatgaattaaaaaaaagatttatgGTTGCTGGTGTTTTGAATATAATTCTTTCACCATTTCtagtgttttattttattttattatattttttcagaTATTTCAATGAATATAAAACATCACCAAGTTCAATAAATACACGCCAGTATGCACCAAGTGCCGAGTGGAAATTTAGAGATTATAATGAACTATACCATATGTTCCAAAAAAGATTGGGATTGAGTGTTGAAATTGCGGATGAGTATGTTAATCAATTTCCCAATGAGATAAAAGATtctatattaaaatttgttgCATTTATCTCTGGATCTTTTGCCGCTATTTTGGGGGTTTGTACGATTTTTGATCCCGaaaattttcttaattttgaaataactAAAGACCGCAccgttttattttatctaaGTGTATTGGGCACTGTATGGGCCATATGTAAGGGCTCGATTTCTAATGAGTACCATGTATTTGATCCAGAGACATACATGAATGAATTAAGCAGATACACTCACTATTTACCAAAAGAATGGCAAGGCAGGTTGCATAGCGAGCAAgtaaaagaagaattttGCAAACTTTACAATCTAAAAGTTATTATTCTACTAAGGGAGTTAACCAGTTTGATCATGACCCCATTTATTCTATGGGTTTCTTTACCAAAATCATCCGATAAAATCATAGACTTTTTCAGAGATGTTTCTGTTTACGTTGACGGATTGGGGTACGTTTGTAAATATGCTCTTTTCACCAATGATAaccaaacaaacaaattactgcggaaaaatatttacaaaaaaaatcaatctttgaaaaacaattttaataatggaCAATACGGTAAAGGCCATAGCAGCACTTTGTTAGAAAACGAAGATACGGATGCTGCCGAAGATAAGATGTTACAATCCTACTATAATTTTGTCGATAGCTatcaaaatcaacaaaatgCTGTTGGAAAAACTGCAATACCAAGGAAATTGGAAATTAATAGAAATTACTCATGGAGAGATCAATTTGGATTTAAGCAAAGTggcaacaataataacaataataatagcaaacTTTCTCAAATTGATTCAATAAGCCCAAATTCATCATTATGGTTGCAACGAAATAAAAAGTCGGACCATGCCAATCCAATATTCGAATCtgatttgtttattaacaCTGGTTCAAGTAATGATCTTTCTAAATTCAACCAAGAAATGGACAGTAATAGAGGTCAGGGAGTATTAGGCTTATTAAAACAGTATTATCGTGATGCAGATATAGGTAGGTAA